A single genomic interval of Lewinellaceae bacterium harbors:
- a CDS encoding T9SS type A sorting domain-containing protein, with protein sequence MKYVYILSLCMLGIMGYAQDTIPRYRDIFIRSGMLTDTTICTQDGKPDIILFQPPTYAFQTSLLITDTNDVVQAVKISNTYNFEGTGAGINRVYGIIYIGLLNVKPGTPLDSIEVNSYLIGITNNYVTVNKVVAVGGTVSDAYGQTDVTLCLGDDYPDQVVVSNQGDKQYQYAYLVTDEDGKIIMTSQTDTISFENAMPGTCLIHGISFTGAFQVDTGTYLADLSFGDRCFDLSSNYITVNRIPYSDVELPSVQSDTSSYLVCSGDLLPDTVHVSASSGGFPNVMFVVTDTNDVLLDYNPDGIFDFEGGTPGEARIRAVGYFGLWTGELGQALSTGQWASACFGVSEDQIFVHKENVAPSVIASNLGEELSFCAGDGSPDWILLSNTSGITGSYVYLVTDTTGVIHQMIAQDSFDLESILGGESGRIYGLSFSGNLLIVPDSTSIQDALADGCTILSENYLTINQVVVDGGSINGSGQLICLTPENQQQSWIVQTTSSSNSDYWFVLTDTSRVIVMANTTGNFTFNADLAGSYLIYGVATASALTFMPGDTFDRMTIPGCSSASSNELNLKVSAFDAGSITNTGGDGIVLCTGDDIPDTVSVQVNGQGAGGEYSFIVTATNKVIQAVSDDLLIDWDQIPGGTSQIWGIHYDGELPFAIGDTLVQGACYALTASPVNIQKVQVVSLKITSDGGDSLYFCANAINLDSIHFTTTALTSLKKAWFLVDSAQVIIQLTDQDRFDFDTSGNVQLAVYGATYTGNLVIQAGDTLTESPVSDACFALSSNAIPIFAGDPGLVDGGSIASDLGDTINVCVSDGVEDFVTLSHQSGAASLYSYVITDENGKILVITGDNLINFEGAGAGSGYIYGLSHANPLPGLLGENILEPLAIGCYDLSQNKLTLKRTSVEPFSISAESGDTIKTCISPDSKDTLDITFTSSGADKALILASLDGIVLDYVLGDRLPLADVSVSSAMIWGLSYGGNLNIHIGDTLSQTSLSDLCYARSENFLVLNGTYVSGDSIFVPSHLDTTDYCVGNGIVDSLRLFTTSKGDHYVYVLLRNNQRIEHVIKGSYYNLDPLESGTLTVLGLSYAGDLLIDDGDIWSDSLEISTGCYSVSLNQLTLNLNELLPGTLTSNRSQESFAVCIGDGNPDLVTFSIVDGENEKEAYLITDAQDEVIFVSTEPVIDLDVLPLGFYMVYGISYNGELYNLVGQQAFRVPLSDGCFALTDNGIEIIADMPEGGMVRALGGDTMYTFCVSDGVADRLFLSNESNSLAPYQFVVTDTDNVVLELPNIPGVDFEGSGAGVVRIWGISYTGDLLLRLGDTITSVMVSADCYSVSDNYLTIVKQAGPDCGSPLIANPSLGLQLAPNPVVNRIRLTIESPSGSNFTGKVGTLIVYNTMQTEIFRKVLQLSTENFSTDVDVSNLKSGLYILQFNIGTYSKSAKFIKQ encoded by the coding sequence ATGAAGTATGTATACATACTGAGCCTTTGCATGCTCGGAATAATGGGCTATGCACAAGATACCATTCCTCGCTACCGCGATATTTTCATTCGCTCTGGAATGTTGACGGATACCACCATTTGTACCCAGGACGGCAAGCCTGACATCATTCTGTTTCAACCGCCAACCTATGCATTTCAGACCTCATTGTTGATTACAGATACCAATGATGTGGTTCAGGCGGTTAAGATTTCAAATACCTACAATTTTGAAGGAACCGGAGCCGGTATTAACCGGGTATACGGGATTATTTATATCGGGCTTCTGAATGTGAAGCCGGGTACCCCGTTGGATTCCATTGAGGTGAACTCGTACCTGATTGGTATCACCAATAATTATGTGACGGTCAATAAGGTGGTAGCTGTTGGAGGCACGGTCTCCGATGCTTATGGCCAAACCGATGTAACCCTTTGTCTTGGTGACGATTATCCCGACCAGGTTGTGGTCAGCAATCAGGGCGATAAGCAATATCAATACGCCTATCTGGTGACGGATGAGGATGGTAAGATCATCATGACCTCGCAGACGGATACCATTTCTTTTGAAAATGCAATGCCGGGCACCTGCCTGATCCATGGTATTTCCTTTACCGGAGCCTTTCAGGTGGATACCGGTACTTACCTGGCAGATCTTTCATTTGGCGACCGGTGCTTTGATCTGTCGTCCAATTACATTACGGTCAACCGGATTCCGTATTCCGATGTGGAACTACCTTCCGTTCAATCCGACACGTCTTCGTACCTGGTCTGCTCAGGCGACCTCCTGCCAGATACAGTTCATGTTTCCGCGTCTTCTGGTGGTTTTCCAAATGTGATGTTTGTCGTAACGGATACAAACGATGTCCTCCTGGATTACAACCCGGATGGAATATTCGATTTCGAGGGTGGAACACCAGGTGAGGCACGGATCCGGGCCGTCGGCTACTTTGGGTTATGGACCGGCGAGTTGGGGCAGGCACTGTCAACCGGTCAATGGGCTTCAGCTTGTTTCGGCGTATCGGAAGATCAGATTTTTGTCCATAAAGAAAATGTTGCCCCATCGGTCATTGCTTCAAATTTAGGTGAAGAACTTTCTTTCTGTGCCGGTGATGGTTCCCCGGATTGGATCCTTCTGTCGAACACATCCGGTATCACGGGAAGTTATGTCTATCTGGTTACGGATACCACGGGAGTCATCCATCAGATGATCGCCCAGGATTCATTTGACCTTGAATCTATTTTGGGTGGCGAGTCAGGCCGGATTTATGGCTTATCCTTTAGTGGCAACCTGCTGATTGTGCCGGATTCAACTTCGATTCAGGATGCCCTGGCAGATGGTTGCACAATACTCTCTGAAAATTATCTGACCATTAATCAGGTTGTTGTGGATGGAGGATCAATCAATGGATCCGGACAGCTTATTTGCCTGACTCCGGAAAACCAACAGCAATCCTGGATTGTCCAGACGACCAGCAGCAGTAATTCGGACTATTGGTTTGTTCTCACCGATACATCCCGGGTCATTGTAATGGCAAATACCACTGGCAATTTTACATTTAATGCCGACCTGGCCGGAAGCTACTTGATTTACGGGGTGGCTACCGCGAGTGCATTGACCTTTATGCCAGGGGACACTTTTGACCGCATGACCATTCCAGGCTGCTCCAGTGCTTCTTCCAATGAGCTTAACCTGAAAGTTTCTGCTTTTGATGCCGGTTCCATTACCAATACCGGAGGAGATGGCATCGTGCTTTGCACGGGCGATGATATCCCGGACACCGTTTCTGTCCAGGTAAACGGGCAGGGTGCAGGCGGTGAATACTCATTTATTGTTACTGCTACAAATAAAGTTATACAAGCTGTTTCCGATGATTTATTGATAGATTGGGATCAGATCCCAGGGGGAACAAGCCAAATCTGGGGTATCCATTACGATGGCGAATTACCATTCGCGATTGGTGATACATTGGTACAGGGTGCTTGCTATGCCTTAACGGCTTCACCTGTCAACATTCAAAAAGTACAGGTGGTATCCCTGAAGATTACTTCCGATGGGGGAGATTCACTGTATTTCTGTGCCAATGCCATTAACCTCGACAGCATTCATTTTACAACCACCGCACTTACCTCATTAAAAAAAGCGTGGTTCCTGGTGGACTCGGCACAGGTTATCATTCAGCTTACAGATCAGGATCGCTTTGACTTCGACACCAGTGGTAATGTCCAGTTGGCGGTATATGGAGCCACCTATACCGGTAATCTGGTGATTCAGGCAGGTGACACCTTGACGGAAAGCCCGGTAAGCGATGCCTGTTTTGCTCTTTCGAGCAATGCGATTCCAATATTTGCAGGAGACCCCGGCTTGGTTGACGGAGGTTCGATTGCTTCAGATTTGGGAGATACCATTAATGTTTGTGTAAGTGATGGGGTGGAAGACTTTGTAACCTTAAGTCATCAGTCCGGGGCTGCAAGCCTTTACTCTTATGTGATCACCGATGAAAATGGCAAAATTCTGGTGATTACCGGGGACAATCTGATCAACTTTGAAGGTGCAGGGGCAGGATCAGGATACATTTACGGTCTTTCCCATGCTAATCCTCTGCCAGGGTTGCTGGGAGAGAACATCCTGGAGCCGCTGGCCATTGGTTGTTATGATCTGTCTCAAAACAAATTGACCCTAAAACGTACCAGTGTGGAGCCATTCAGTATATCCGCCGAATCGGGAGATACCATCAAAACGTGTATCAGTCCGGACAGCAAGGATACGCTCGATATCACATTCACGTCTTCCGGGGCAGATAAAGCGCTGATCCTGGCTTCTCTGGATGGTATTGTACTTGATTATGTACTTGGGGACCGTCTGCCATTAGCCGATGTGTCGGTTTCATCTGCAATGATCTGGGGGCTTTCATACGGAGGTAACCTAAATATTCATATAGGAGACACCTTATCCCAAACATCCTTATCCGACCTATGTTATGCTCGTTCTGAAAACTTCCTGGTCCTAAATGGCACCTATGTGTCGGGGGACAGCATATTCGTTCCTTCACACCTCGATACCACGGATTATTGTGTAGGTAACGGGATCGTCGATTCATTGAGGCTTTTTACTACCAGCAAAGGTGATCATTATGTGTATGTATTGCTCAGGAATAATCAACGGATCGAACATGTGATTAAGGGCAGTTATTACAACCTTGACCCTCTGGAGTCAGGAACTTTGACGGTGCTCGGTTTGTCCTATGCAGGTGATCTGTTGATTGATGATGGGGATATCTGGTCGGACAGCCTTGAAATATCAACCGGCTGTTATTCGGTATCGCTAAACCAGCTGACCCTGAACCTGAATGAACTTCTTCCAGGTACACTTACATCCAACCGTTCGCAGGAAAGCTTTGCAGTTTGCATTGGCGACGGGAATCCGGATCTGGTCACCTTCTCCATAGTGGATGGTGAAAATGAGAAGGAAGCATACCTGATTACCGATGCACAGGATGAAGTCATCTTCGTTTCTACAGAACCGGTGATAGATCTGGATGTCCTGCCCCTGGGGTTCTATATGGTCTATGGCATAAGTTACAATGGAGAATTGTATAACCTGGTAGGTCAGCAGGCATTCCGTGTTCCATTGTCAGATGGTTGTTTTGCCTTGACGGACAATGGCATTGAAATCATAGCAGATATGCCTGAAGGCGGTATGGTGCGAGCACTGGGAGGTGACACAATGTATACGTTTTGTGTAAGCGACGGGGTTGCAGACCGGTTGTTTTTGAGCAACGAATCAAACTCACTGGCGCCTTATCAATTTGTCGTCACGGACACCGACAATGTAGTGCTGGAGCTACCTAATATTCCGGGCGTGGATTTTGAAGGCAGCGGTGCTGGAGTGGTTCGTATCTGGGGCATCTCCTACACCGGCGATCTTTTGCTCCGTTTGGGAGATACCATCACGTCGGTTATGGTCAGCGCTGACTGTTATTCCGTCTCCGATAATTACCTGACAATTGTGAAGCAGGCTGGTCCGGATTGTGGAAGTCCATTGATTGCCAATCCATCTCTTGGATTGCAATTAGCCCCCAACCCGGTGGTGAATCGCATTCGACTAACCATTGAAAGCCCTTCCGGGAGCAACTTTACCGGGAAGGTTGGCACACTGATTGTGTACAATACCATGCAAACGGAGATCTTCAGAAAGGTTTTACAATTGTCAACAGAGAACTTTTCTACCGATGTGGATGTTTCCAATTTGAAGTCTGGATTATATATATTACAGTTCAATATTGGAACTTATTCAAAAAGTGCTAAATTTATCAAGCAATAA
- a CDS encoding M48 family metalloprotease: MNRRGITFVGIVLLLITSNCSVNPVTGKKNLLVMGEQQEIALGADADPQIIATYGLFEDPKLQAFIDQKGQEMVAVSHRPNLKFTFRIMDSPVINAFAIPGGYVYFTRGILAHFNNEAEFAGVLGHEIGHVTARHSAIQQRNATVAQVLLIAGIVLSPTIREFANEAQELTSLLFLKFSRDNESQADQLGVEYSTKIDYDSHKMANFFKTLNRVQQQSGASDIPTFLSTHPDPLDRYQKVEEATTKWQTKVNTPPYQVDRDDYLRMIDGLIYGEDPRQGYVENNIFYHPELLFQFPTPANWQVANMPSQVQMVPEDGKALMLFTLSGEATLEQAASASAQQYQLTTVSSKSTTVNGLPALEVTSEQVNEQDATQNLTILSYYISYDSKIYVFHGVALKTDFAPYNTIFLNSMRQFKKLTDRSKINVKPEKISVRTVSRTNTLRNILTQWGVEEKRLEEIAILNSMQLDEEVASGTLVKTVVK; the protein is encoded by the coding sequence ATGAATCGTCGTGGAATCACCTTCGTTGGTATTGTATTGTTGTTGATTACTTCCAATTGTTCGGTCAATCCGGTTACCGGCAAGAAAAATTTGCTGGTAATGGGAGAGCAACAAGAAATCGCTTTGGGTGCTGATGCAGACCCTCAGATCATAGCAACCTATGGGTTGTTCGAAGACCCTAAGCTCCAGGCATTTATAGATCAAAAAGGGCAGGAGATGGTTGCGGTAAGTCATCGGCCGAATTTGAAGTTTACCTTCCGGATCATGGATTCCCCAGTGATCAATGCTTTTGCAATACCCGGCGGATACGTCTATTTTACCCGTGGGATTTTGGCTCATTTTAATAATGAAGCAGAGTTTGCCGGAGTTCTGGGGCATGAAATCGGTCACGTTACGGCACGTCACTCAGCCATTCAACAGCGCAATGCTACCGTTGCGCAGGTTCTACTCATTGCCGGCATCGTACTGTCACCAACCATACGTGAGTTTGCCAACGAGGCCCAGGAGCTTACTTCATTATTGTTCCTGAAATTTAGCCGGGACAACGAAAGCCAGGCTGATCAGCTCGGCGTGGAATATTCGACAAAAATTGATTACGACAGCCATAAGATGGCCAATTTTTTCAAAACACTTAACAGGGTTCAGCAACAGTCCGGAGCCAGCGATATTCCGACATTTCTCTCAACACACCCGGATCCGCTGGATCGTTATCAGAAGGTTGAAGAAGCAACTACCAAGTGGCAGACCAAAGTCAACACACCGCCGTATCAGGTCGATCGGGATGACTACCTGCGGATGATCGATGGGCTCATTTATGGCGAAGATCCACGACAGGGATATGTCGAAAACAACATTTTCTACCATCCTGAACTCTTGTTTCAATTCCCTACACCTGCAAACTGGCAGGTAGCCAACATGCCCAGTCAGGTCCAGATGGTTCCCGAGGATGGAAAAGCACTAATGCTGTTTACCCTCTCCGGTGAAGCGACACTGGAACAAGCTGCCAGTGCTTCAGCGCAGCAATATCAGTTGACAACTGTTTCTTCCAAATCCACCACAGTGAACGGCTTACCGGCACTTGAAGTCACCTCAGAACAGGTCAATGAGCAGGATGCAACGCAAAATCTAACCATACTCTCATATTACATCAGCTATGACAGCAAGATCTACGTTTTTCACGGCGTGGCATTGAAAACCGATTTTGCGCCATATAACACCATTTTCCTGAATAGCATGCGCCAGTTTAAGAAGCTGACCGATCGCTCAAAAATCAATGTCAAGCCTGAAAAGATTTCGGTGCGTACCGTCTCGCGAACCAATACTTTACGCAATATTTTAACCCAATGGGGTGTGGAAGAAAAAAGACTTGAGGAAATTGCTATCTTAAACTCCATGCAACTGGATGAAGAGGTTGCATCCGGCACCTTGGTTAAAACGGTAGTGAAGTGA
- a CDS encoding amino acid permease, which yields MQFSSLFRKKHLQTLQEQSHASTMHKTLTVWDLAAFGIAAIIGAGIFATIGNAAANGGPAISLLFIFTGIACGFSALCYAQFASAVPTSGSAYTYAYVSFGEIIAWIIGWDLLLEYAIGNIAVAISWSDYFTGFLQGFGWHMPSYLTMDFLSAWRGFQEVSASLASGQSLESLSDGLQQAYQAWENAPVVAGMHMIFDLPALIIVVLITYLVYIGIRESRTASNLLVGLKLIVIITVILIGAFYIKPSNWSPFAPNGFGGVMKGVAAVFFAYIGFDAISTTTEECKNPKRDLPRAIFAALIICTVLYILVALTLTGMVPFTELAVGDPLAYVFKKVGLDWISGIVAFSALVAMASVLLVFQMGQPRIWMSMSRDGLLPSRFSRIHPKFKTPSFATLITGILVAVPALFMNLQEVTDLTSIGTLFAFVIVCAGVLLVPPPEDGFRVPYYSGRYILPVLLLIIFFAMRGDGQGWHDFWNPQEGSFFSWEIFKHKIPYLIFALIGLAVTVLTIWKQLSIIPVLGLLSCLYLMSELGYTNWLRFLIWLVVGLTIYGFYSYRHSKWNPAT from the coding sequence ATGCAATTTTCATCGCTGTTCAGGAAGAAGCACCTGCAGACCCTGCAGGAACAAAGTCATGCCAGTACGATGCACAAGACCCTTACCGTATGGGATCTGGCGGCATTCGGAATCGCTGCGATCATTGGCGCGGGTATCTTTGCCACCATTGGTAATGCAGCTGCAAATGGGGGACCGGCCATCTCGTTACTATTTATTTTTACAGGAATAGCCTGCGGATTTTCTGCCCTTTGCTATGCTCAGTTTGCATCTGCGGTTCCTACCTCAGGAAGCGCCTATACCTATGCCTATGTCAGTTTTGGGGAGATCATAGCCTGGATTATCGGGTGGGACCTTTTACTCGAATACGCCATCGGTAATATTGCCGTTGCCATATCCTGGTCGGATTATTTCACCGGCTTTCTGCAAGGCTTCGGATGGCATATGCCAAGCTACCTTACGATGGACTTTCTGAGCGCCTGGAGGGGTTTCCAGGAAGTTTCAGCATCACTTGCTTCGGGACAATCACTCGAATCATTGTCTGACGGGCTTCAACAAGCATATCAGGCATGGGAAAATGCACCGGTAGTTGCAGGCATGCATATGATTTTTGATTTACCCGCATTAATCATTGTGGTTCTCATCACCTACCTGGTTTATATTGGAATCCGGGAGAGCCGGACAGCCAGCAACTTATTGGTGGGCCTTAAACTTATCGTGATCATAACCGTCATCCTCATCGGAGCCTTCTACATTAAACCATCCAACTGGAGCCCTTTCGCACCCAATGGATTCGGAGGGGTGATGAAAGGTGTGGCCGCGGTCTTTTTTGCCTACATTGGATTTGACGCCATTTCTACCACGACCGAGGAGTGCAAAAATCCGAAGCGGGACCTGCCAAGGGCCATCTTTGCAGCCCTGATCATTTGCACGGTATTATATATTCTGGTTGCGCTTACCCTGACAGGGATGGTGCCATTTACTGAATTAGCGGTAGGTGACCCGCTGGCTTATGTCTTCAAAAAGGTTGGTCTGGATTGGATAAGTGGCATTGTCGCCTTTTCGGCCCTGGTCGCAATGGCCAGCGTGTTGTTGGTTTTCCAGATGGGACAGCCACGGATCTGGATGAGTATGAGCCGGGACGGATTATTGCCTTCCCGTTTTTCCAGGATTCATCCGAAATTCAAAACGCCTTCTTTTGCAACCCTGATAACGGGTATTCTGGTTGCGGTTCCCGCCTTATTTATGAATTTGCAGGAAGTGACAGACCTGACCAGCATCGGGACTTTATTTGCCTTTGTGATTGTATGTGCCGGGGTATTACTCGTTCCACCACCTGAAGATGGATTCAGAGTTCCTTATTACAGTGGGAGATACATCCTTCCGGTTTTATTGTTAATCATCTTTTTTGCTATGCGGGGTGACGGACAGGGATGGCACGACTTCTGGAATCCTCAGGAAGGAAGCTTCTTCAGCTGGGAAATATTTAAACATAAGATCCCGTATCTGATATTTGCACTTATCGGCCTGGCAGTGACCGTTCTTACGATCTGGAAGCAATTGTCTATCATACCGGTACTTGGCTTGTTGAGCTGTTTGTACCTGATGTCAGAATTAGGTTATACCAACTGGTTGCGGTTCCTGATCTGGCTGGTCGTCGGATTGACGATTTATGGTTTCTACAGTTATCGTCATAGTAAATGGAATCCGGCGACATAA
- a CDS encoding alpha-galactosidase: MNLLPGRIGKDGLPTSKVRAFSTQLIIWLIIFGNTAGGYGQMRPVLAEQLPAEKTYSPTDPDWLLDPSPYKTVLCQDTSMVQTIVLSNGLIRRAFLLGPDVATIALDQIPSNTALLRGIYPEAAVTINGEVYQAGGLTGQPNYAYLDEQWLKDLKPWQQKIKLRSIDSGPVQPSMAWKQVRHHAANVSWPPPGIHLQMVYVPTDQSIPQFELTIHYEMYDGLPVICKWITLVNKDAENLALNHFTSEMLALVEYGSRVDNRAYETPHPNLHVETDFAFGGMMDDDANHHVVHWDTDSLYSTQVNYLRQNKCFLRVSPEIGPEQSLWPADTFTSHRTYLLAYDGYDRERNGLAQRRMYRTIAPWTTENPLMMHVRFADWTRVKAAIDQCADVGFEMVILSFGSGFNIEDTRPVYLDSMQMYAQYARSKGLEIGGYSLLASRSISPEDDVRLPEGQTPVFGHSPCLESRWGLDYFTQLYRFYTQSGFSLLEHDGSYPGDPCMSTTHPGHQGFADSRWNQFQTISSFYKWCRGQGIYLNIPDYYFMSGGNKCGMGYREVNWSLPREQQVIHTRQNIYDGTWSKLSTMGWMFVPLTEYQGGGAQATIEPLHEHLDHYQNMMISNLGAGVQACYRGPRLYDTEETRTMVKNAVSWFKQHREVLEGDLLHLRRADDRDIDYWLMVNPASHDKAALMVFNPLPHAVRKTIRIPLYYTGLSTTTQCYSNTQMVGSLTLDRDYQVDLTVEVPANGWRAYFFTE, from the coding sequence ATGAATTTGTTACCCGGACGTATCGGGAAGGATGGGCTCCCAACTTCTAAAGTCAGAGCTTTTTCCACACAGCTAATCATTTGGCTGATCATTTTTGGCAATACAGCAGGCGGCTATGGTCAAATGCGACCAGTGCTGGCTGAGCAATTACCTGCCGAAAAAACCTATTCGCCGACTGATCCAGATTGGCTCCTTGATCCATCGCCCTACAAGACGGTGTTGTGTCAGGATACCTCAATGGTACAGACCATTGTCCTGTCCAATGGTTTGATCCGTCGCGCATTTCTCCTCGGACCCGATGTGGCTACGATCGCTCTGGATCAAATTCCTTCGAACACCGCTCTCTTACGGGGAATATATCCGGAAGCAGCTGTGACCATCAATGGTGAGGTATATCAGGCTGGCGGACTGACTGGTCAGCCCAACTATGCATATCTTGACGAGCAATGGCTGAAAGACCTGAAGCCCTGGCAGCAAAAGATCAAGCTAAGGTCCATTGATTCCGGACCGGTACAGCCAAGTATGGCGTGGAAACAAGTTCGCCATCATGCTGCCAATGTATCGTGGCCGCCACCAGGAATCCACCTTCAAATGGTTTATGTACCTACAGACCAGTCAATACCACAATTTGAGCTTACCATACACTACGAAATGTACGACGGGCTACCTGTCATCTGTAAGTGGATCACTTTAGTTAACAAGGATGCTGAAAACCTGGCCCTTAATCATTTTACCAGTGAAATGCTGGCACTGGTTGAATATGGATCCAGGGTGGATAACCGCGCCTATGAAACGCCGCATCCCAATCTGCATGTTGAAACAGACTTTGCCTTTGGAGGAATGATGGATGACGATGCAAACCATCATGTTGTTCACTGGGACACGGATTCATTGTATTCCACCCAGGTCAATTATCTGCGGCAGAACAAGTGTTTTCTGCGTGTGTCCCCGGAGATTGGCCCTGAGCAGTCATTATGGCCAGCTGATACATTCACATCACATCGTACATACCTGCTGGCCTACGATGGTTATGACCGGGAGCGGAATGGGCTGGCACAGCGCCGAATGTATCGAACCATCGCACCGTGGACCACTGAAAACCCATTGATGATGCATGTCCGCTTTGCGGATTGGACCAGGGTTAAAGCAGCCATTGATCAATGTGCCGATGTGGGTTTCGAAATGGTGATCCTGTCCTTCGGTAGCGGTTTTAATATTGAAGACACGCGTCCCGTCTACCTGGACAGCATGCAAATGTATGCACAATACGCCCGGTCAAAAGGATTAGAGATTGGTGGTTATTCCCTGCTGGCCAGCCGAAGCATCAGCCCGGAAGACGATGTCCGCCTCCCGGAAGGGCAAACGCCTGTCTTTGGTCACTCCCCTTGCCTGGAAAGCCGATGGGGACTCGATTATTTCACCCAATTGTACCGGTTTTATACACAGTCTGGATTCAGCCTGCTGGAGCACGATGGCTCCTACCCTGGTGATCCCTGCATGTCCACCACCCATCCCGGTCATCAGGGCTTCGCCGACTCACGCTGGAACCAGTTTCAAACCATTTCATCATTCTATAAATGGTGCCGCGGTCAGGGCATTTATCTGAACATTCCGGATTATTACTTTATGAGCGGAGGCAATAAATGTGGCATGGGATACCGTGAAGTAAACTGGAGCTTGCCCCGTGAGCAGCAGGTCATCCATACCCGGCAAAATATTTATGATGGCACCTGGTCCAAGCTGTCCACTATGGGCTGGATGTTTGTACCACTCACCGAATATCAGGGTGGCGGTGCCCAGGCTACCATTGAACCATTGCATGAACACCTGGATCACTATCAAAACATGATGATCTCCAATTTAGGAGCCGGCGTACAGGCTTGTTACCGCGGGCCGCGACTTTACGATACCGAAGAGACTCGCACGATGGTAAAAAATGCCGTTTCCTGGTTTAAGCAGCATCGTGAAGTGCTGGAAGGGGATCTGCTCCATCTGCGCCGCGCCGACGACAGGGATATCGATTACTGGCTGATGGTCAATCCGGCAAGTCATGATAAAGCTGCTTTGATGGTATTTAATCCCCTGCCCCATGCCGTTCGTAAGACCATCCGGATTCCACTTTATTATACTGGCCTGTCCACCACCACACAATGCTATTCCAATACCCAAATGGTAGGATCATTGACACTTGACCGGGATTACCAGGTTGATCTGACCGTAGAGGTACCTGCAAATGGTTGGCGAGCCTACTTTTTCACGGAATAG